A single bacterium DNA region contains:
- a CDS encoding DUF721 domain-containing protein: protein MSNKARSGRFRTLGEAAKNLLDARLGSKLKDYEAVQAWPDAAGPKIASRCVALGIKSDILYVTVPTKVWFTELKALKKKLILNVNQRVGREVIKDIKFITGSSKRKQ, encoded by the coding sequence ATGTCAAACAAGGCTCGATCAGGCAGGTTTAGGACGCTTGGAGAAGCCGCAAAGAATCTCCTGGATGCAAGACTTGGTTCCAAGCTGAAGGATTATGAAGCTGTTCAAGCCTGGCCTGACGCAGCAGGCCCTAAGATTGCCTCAAGATGTGTTGCATTAGGTATAAAATCGGATATACTTTATGTCACGGTGCCGACTAAAGTCTGGTTCACCGAATTGAAAGCGCTTAAGAAAAAGCTCATTCTTAACGTTAATCAAAGGGTGGGTCGGGAGGTTATCAAGGATATAAAGTTTATCACAGGCAGTTCTAAGAGGAAGCAATGA
- the recF gene encoding DNA replication and repair protein RecF (All proteins in this family for which functions are known are DNA-binding proteins that assist the filamentation of RecA onto DNA for the initiation of recombination or recombinational repair.), producing the protein MWLEELSLEGYRNLTEQSVRFSESANIIFGHNGAGKTNLLEAIAVLARGISFRTIQDSEILKFGATHFRVAGSALNERAQVWSARVYFSPAERKHYFLERREIARRSLYSGWLPVSILLLDDRRLVSGSPADRRSFLDESLSKLSRTYGFLLSEFRKVLLHRNALLKKQAGNNEFKVWEARLSELAREIATRRKEYWKRFLHHFGRMAKRFLPHSELKLEYKSNVSDEEDYRELLEQSREYEKKQGFTLRGPHRDDFRVLLESRSLRSFGSYGQQRLAALALALAETETAISAGITPVYLMDDVAAELDDHNTRLLFDLVKSKGQLFYAAANPPLNVEGKRFNVKQGSIRQV; encoded by the coding sequence ATGTGGCTCGAAGAGTTGAGTCTTGAGGGCTATCGGAATCTCACCGAACAGAGCGTCAGGTTCAGCGAGAGCGCCAACATTATCTTTGGTCATAACGGAGCGGGCAAGACGAATCTGCTCGAGGCGATCGCCGTCCTAGCAAGGGGCATAAGCTTCAGAACCATTCAGGATTCTGAAATTCTAAAATTCGGCGCCACACATTTCAGGGTCGCAGGCAGCGCCCTTAACGAAAGAGCCCAGGTTTGGTCCGCTCGCGTTTACTTTTCTCCAGCCGAACGCAAACACTATTTCCTCGAGCGCAGGGAGATTGCCCGACGCTCTCTTTATTCCGGATGGCTTCCAGTCTCCATACTTCTCCTTGACGACAGGCGTCTCGTCTCCGGCTCGCCCGCAGACCGCAGATCTTTTCTTGACGAATCACTTAGCAAGCTTTCACGCACTTACGGATTCCTTCTCTCGGAGTTCCGCAAAGTCCTTCTTCATCGCAATGCCCTTCTGAAAAAACAAGCCGGAAACAATGAATTCAAAGTATGGGAAGCCAGGCTTTCGGAGCTGGCGCGCGAGATAGCCACTCGAAGAAAAGAGTACTGGAAGCGCTTTTTACATCATTTCGGCCGGATGGCAAAAAGATTCCTTCCCCACTCCGAGCTTAAGCTGGAATACAAATCAAATGTATCGGATGAAGAAGATTACAGAGAGCTTCTTGAGCAATCCCGCGAATACGAAAAAAAACAGGGATTCACCTTAAGGGGACCCCACAGGGACGACTTCCGCGTTCTTCTTGAATCGCGATCGCTGCGTTCTTTCGGATCATACGGTCAGCAGAGACTTGCCGCACTCGCACTAGCTCTTGCCGAAACCGAAACCGCCATCTCTGCCGGTATAACGCCTGTATACCTCATGGATGACGTTGCGGCCGAGCTCGATGACCACAACACGCGTCTTCTGTTCGACCTCGTTAAATCAAAAGGGCAGCTTTTTTATGCCGCTGCAAATCCGCCGCTTAACGTCGAAGGTAAAAGGTTCAATGTCAAACAAGGCTCGATCAGGCAGGTTTAG
- a CDS encoding prohibitin family protein, which yields MIGFLVVILIIAFFAILFFGFRLQRLFIRKPSAEVPRQRRQLKPAAYIAAAVAVLFLAILISFIRIVPVGNALVIFWIIPKTYSVSREGINFIPPLITQTSLYDLRRTEYTMSSTLEEGRRKDADDALWAPTKEGLEVGLDLTCWYHLDPNKVFDIHRLIGPDFEEKVVRPTIRSAVRLTVSGYTIMDIYSGKREAVQDEVQRRLKKLLEPDGIFVDGVALRDVQFTEEFAKSIEEKQIAQQKAEKMEYVLLQERKEAERKTIEAEGKARAIAIVSRELRANPNYIKYLYVDKLADDVKVIVSDQATIMDLKGIIGQ from the coding sequence ATGATTGGATTTCTCGTTGTAATACTTATTATAGCGTTTTTCGCAATACTTTTCTTCGGGTTCCGTCTTCAGAGGCTTTTTATCCGCAAGCCTTCCGCCGAGGTGCCAAGGCAAAGAAGACAGCTTAAGCCTGCGGCATATATAGCAGCCGCGGTCGCCGTCCTCTTTCTGGCCATCCTCATAAGCTTCATTAGAATAGTTCCCGTAGGGAACGCTCTCGTTATCTTCTGGATAATACCAAAGACATACAGCGTATCGCGCGAGGGTATAAACTTCATCCCGCCTTTGATAACTCAAACCTCCCTCTATGACTTAAGAAGAACCGAATACACCATGTCGAGCACGTTGGAAGAAGGTCGTCGCAAGGATGCCGATGATGCACTTTGGGCGCCTACTAAAGAGGGGCTTGAAGTGGGACTCGATCTTACCTGCTGGTACCATCTTGACCCGAACAAGGTCTTCGATATCCACCGGCTCATAGGCCCGGATTTCGAAGAGAAGGTCGTAAGGCCGACCATTCGCTCGGCCGTTCGTCTCACCGTCTCCGGTTACACCATAATGGATATCTACTCCGGAAAGAGGGAGGCCGTTCAGGATGAGGTGCAGAGGCGCCTGAAAAAGCTTCTTGAGCCGGACGGCATATTCGTCGACGGAGTTGCGCTTCGGGACGTGCAGTTCACGGAGGAGTTTGCGAAATCGATAGAGGAAAAACAGATAGCTCAGCAGAAGGCAGAAAAGATGGAGTACGTCCTTTTACAGGAAAGAAAAGAGGCGGAACGCAAAACCATTGAAGCCGAGGGCAAAGCCAGGGCAATAGCTATAGTTTCTCGCGAACTAAGGGCAAATCCTAACTATATTAAGTACCTTTACGTAGATAAACTCGCCGACGACGTGAAGGTAATCGTCTCCGATCAGGCAACGATTATGGACTTGAAGGGAATTATTGGTCAGTAA
- a CDS encoding DUF1175 family protein produces MRLVLMLLLISDFPHKAQDNDSDGFPDAAELKENADRENFRKWFTTIALSRYLNPVEEVVDCADLVRYSYREALARHDETWRLRFGELLNPSIPEIKAFNYPEVPFIGTDIFRLVPGDYSSDDREKKRFGNFADVKHLMLYNVFFVSRAKNGRVLPGDIAFFTPKGHPSHVMIYLEIKGEPYMLYHTGPGVKDKGEMRLVRFETLMSLDDETWRPSVKNASFAGFYRFKILD; encoded by the coding sequence ATGCGGCTGGTTTTGATGTTATTGCTTATATCGGATTTTCCACACAAAGCTCAAGATAACGATTCAGACGGTTTTCCAGACGCTGCGGAACTCAAGGAGAATGCCGACCGCGAAAATTTTCGCAAGTGGTTTACAACAATAGCCTTATCAAGATATTTGAACCCGGTTGAAGAAGTCGTCGATTGTGCAGATCTTGTCCGTTACTCATATCGAGAGGCCCTGGCCAGACATGACGAAACATGGCGCTTGCGGTTTGGCGAACTCTTAAATCCCAGCATACCGGAGATTAAGGCGTTTAACTATCCCGAAGTTCCCTTTATTGGAACGGATATATTCAGGCTTGTACCCGGTGATTACAGTTCCGATGACAGGGAAAAGAAAAGATTCGGCAACTTCGCGGATGTCAAGCACCTTATGCTTTACAACGTTTTTTTCGTTTCCCGCGCCAAAAACGGCAGAGTATTGCCCGGCGATATTGCTTTCTTTACTCCCAAAGGTCATCCTTCGCATGTAATGATATATCTCGAAATAAAGGGCGAGCCGTACATGCTTTATCATACCGGGCCCGGAGTCAAGGATAAGGGGGAGATGAGGCTTGTCAGATTCGAAACACTTATGTCTCTTGACGACGAAACCTGGCGGCCCAGCGTAAAAAACGCTTCTTTCGCAGGTTTCTACAGGTTCAAGATTTTAGATTAG